One Carettochelys insculpta isolate YL-2023 chromosome 1, ASM3395843v1, whole genome shotgun sequence genomic window, CTACGTACAAGAACTTGATCAAAGGAAGTGGAAAGTTCTGTGTTAGGCCATAATTCAACTCTTTAAAGAAGCTGTTATTTTGTAAAGAGCAATAGGAAAAAATGtctatttttataaaaatcaaacTGGAGCTGATCTTGGCAAAATAAGGAAGAAAGCAGGTTTTAAACAACCTCACAAATCAAACTGTTCAAAACAGTTCCAGTGTGCAAAACCAAACTTTCTCTGCTGGTCAGCCATCAAGCAAAGCTGGTACATGGAAAAGGACTGAACAACTGTTGGAACACTCCACTCCCAACACACCCACAGACAGAAGCTGTGAGACTGTTGGTTGAATGATAAAGAAAAGTCTGTTGTCTGAAAGGCACTCAATATCTTGTCAGTACATAATATAGCTGTGCCCAATGGCTAGAGCACAGGAGTCAGAGGCAGCAGACCTGTGTGAGTTTAGGTAAAAACCATTTCCCCCTTTCAGGCCATttccacactacagtgatctgtcaacagaagttgagaagatatcttctgacaaaacttctgttgaaaggtCGAGGCCAGACTGCCAACAGAGGGCCACATCCAGACAGGCTATCTGTCAGcagatctctgtcaatagaggcattatgcctcatgagaGAGCAGCATATGGCTGTCAACCAAAgtactgcattctgtcgatttactgtggacagaatatcttgggaatctggatgctccacaggttttgtcaacaaaaccctctagtgtagacacaccctcggTGTCTCTATTTCCCCATTGGTATAATCTGGCTAAAGACAAATGTCATATTAGATCTAATGGCCTGATTCTGTTCTTTGTTTTATTCTCATAAATTAAGAGTAGCTTCACTAACATCAACTGGTGTAAAACTTGTTCCACTAGCATAGTAGATGGAGGTAAGCCCTGGAGatacatatatagatatatatgtatCTTGATTTCGAGTGAGGCTTGAAGGTTGGCACACAAAATATTGACAGACCATATCAacgaatagttattaatggttctctgTCAAACTGGGAGGGTGTGAATCCTGCAGGGGTCACTCctgttacttttaaatatttttatgaatgacTTGGACACTGGAATGGTGAGTGTGCTTATAACATTCGCAGATGACACAAAcccgggaggggttgcaagcacttctGAGGGCAGGATTTGGCTTCAAAACTACCTTGACAATTTGGAAAACTCCTCTGAAAGCAACTGGATAAAATGCAAAAAAGTGCAAAGCGTTACGCTTGAGAAACAAATCAGATGTGCAACCACAAAATGGGGGAAAAGGCGGCTAGCTGGTCGGAACGCCGtaaaggatctgggggttacagtggatcacaaCTTGACTATGAGTCAACCATGTGATGCAGTTATTGATAAAGCAACTATTGTgaggtgtattaacaggagcagAAGCAATGCATGCAGGATCTCATAACCCTCAAGATCACGTGGTCACAAGGTGCCCTGTTTCTGCAGAGCAGCTGAGCCAGTGATCTGTGAACTGCCCTGGGCAAGGAATGACAGAGCTGGGAGGAACATCTGGAAGCTGCTGAGAAGGGCTGCTTCTTTCTGGGGTTGTGACTCCCTTTCTCCCCTCTGCATCAGCCTGCATGGGTCATCTGAGAGAGGAGTGTTTTGTCAGACATGGGAGGCAATTGTCTGCTCTACTAGATtgtggtgaggcctcagctggagaactGTGCCCAACTCCAGGTGTCACGCTCTAGAAAACGTGAAAAAAAACagagaggccatttctacacaggccactttcttcaaaagtggcatggtaatacacaacccgaaatatgctaatgaggcgcagatgcaaattccccgtgcctcattagcatacggtcacgtgatttggagtctggacaaccgttcttccggactccaaaatgccgtttagaagcccagccccctggggggggggtcttccagaaggaagtccttcttccggaggctccttcttcccgaaaatttttgggaaggaggggtCTCTGGAataaggacttccttccagaagaccacccccccgggggccacacttctaaacggtgttttggagtccggaagaacggtcttctggactccaaatcacatgaccgtatgctaatgaggtgcagggaatttgcatctgcacctcattagcatatttcgggccgtgtattgccaagccactttcaaagaaagtggcctgtttCGAAATGGCCAGACAGTCCAGCGAAATGAGGAGAGATTAACATCACTGGGCAtctttagtcttgagaaaagaagacagtGACAGGACCTGACAAAGTCTTCAGATCTGTTAAGGACAGTTGTAAAGAGGACAGCGACCGATTGTTGTCCATGTctgctgaaggtaggacaagaagtaattggcTTAGTCTGCAGCAAGGGACAGTCAGGTTAGCTATTAAGGGCAAATCTACACTaaacattaaagttgattgtagataagtcgagtctagctgcagcaattgcacaggtagaattgacttatctacaatagACTTACccggccatcctcatggagggagATTAACAGGGCAAACTCCCTTaatccttgtgatattgaggagtacaggggtcgactgcagatcccagatagttcgatttcatgtgtctctacTAGGTGTGTGAAACTGAACTCCGGAAGATCTACCTTGACCATGCATCACAGGGGtcgcgtgttagtctgtatctgcaaaaacaatgaaaagtcctgtggcactttatagatcaacagatattttggaccataagcttttgtgcacaaAGACCCGCTTGCATttgacaaaagcttatgctccaaaatgcctAACCagatagggtgtgtctacacttgcattcctctttctaaagaggtatgcaaatgaggcaaatcaaaaatgcaaattaggtttAAATTTGCAAATtcggcacatcatttgcatattctaatttcgaaagagcttctttcgaaagaagaaagccagtgtagatgctgctctttcgaaagtaaaccccatctttgaaagaatccttcttctcattaaataaagggaagaaagattctttcgaagatggggtttacttccgaaaaagcagcatctacactggcttttttctttcgaaagacgctctttcaaaattagaatatgccaATGGAGTGTCAAatgtgcaaatttatacctcatttgcatttttatttacctcatttgcatacctctttcgaaagaggaatgcaagtgtaggcacacccaTAGTGAAGGCATACCCCAACTCTAAAgggggttaagcactggaataggttaccaaTTAACATTGTGGAGTCCCCATGGTTGCAAAGCAAACTCCAGAACCTTCAGGAGGGGAAAAGCACAAGACAGTAGGGGTGAGTACAGATGGAatgagggagagaggaaagggtaTGCAACCATGGGAAAAAGACGAAAGCAGAGACAAAGGAGACCATGAATGGAGCTAGTTAAATATCTTATGTCAAAATGTTGTTTACCTCAGGAAATGGCTTTTTGAACAAAACGGAAATTTCCATTAAAGATGTCAATTTTGGACAAATATTTGCAGGTATTCCTTGGGGGGGGAAATGGTTTGTCTTAAACTGCAAAATTGAGGATTTTGATtactgaaacatttaatttttctttcaagATAAAAGCTGGAAAAAGTTCCATTTTCACCAAGATTTTTCACAGAGGAAAGCAAAGTGGTTGTTCCTGTGAAATCAATCAATATAAGAGGGAGAAACAAAGGGAGAAAACAGATGTTTGGGCCAGCCAGAGGCCAAGTGAGAGCTGGGAGTGAGCTGGGAGTTTGGGAGGTAAGTCTGGTGCCAACATACCACAGCTGCTTATGTCCCCCAGATGCCAGCTCCCATCCGCAGGAAGCTGCTGAGCACCTTTAACCCTGTGAGTGCTTGTCTGCAGGAGCCAGTCCCTACAGTCAGGAGGAGCTGCCAACCCAAATACTCAGAATCATTAATTAAACCTCAAAAAATCATAAGATTGGCTTAAGAAATCCTGGGAATTTTAGAAAAATACATGCcacttttttcctttgtcttctggtttcAGGGCCATTAGGTTACACTCTGGACACATTTGCAAGCTTTACTGCACAAGGGACTTGctgacctttttttaaaagaaaactgagcTTCTCACATAGGGTATTATCACACCATGAGTAGAAACCCACAGCTCGCCCAAGCCACTGACACAGGTACAGAGGGCTCAGGCTTTGGgtctgtttaactgcagtgtaaactTTACAGCTTGGACTACAGACTGAAGTCTGGGACCCTTCCAATTTGCAGGGTCCTAGAACAAGGCTACAGTCTGACCCTGGACATTTAATCTGCAATTAAGCTGCCCCTTAGCCTGTGCCCCCACAAACCCAAGTCATCTGCTCAGGATTTTTAAAGGCAGTGTAAATATGCCCGCAATGGCCAACCTGCAAGACGTGAtgctgcaaggaaaacacaacagCACAAATCCTCAGAGTATTTAAGTCAATTCCTGTGCGCATCTGGGTTTAGTCACAGTGAGAGCTGTGACGCTTGGTAATACCTCTGACATTGTGCTCAGGCCAGGCAGAGTGTGGTACAGGCCAGCACTGCACTCCCTTCATTGCACCGGACATAATGCACTGTGACCCAGCAGTGTGGCTGTCTGTGAAGTGGCCACAGGCCGGAGCCAAGTGAGTGGTTGCCTGGGACGCCACACTGAATAAGGCCCTGGCATAGCACTGCGCTGCTACGGCAACGCCCCCACAGTACAGTCTTGAACTGTCCTTCTGCATCAGGAGTTTCTGCTCACTTGTTCTATCCTCTCCGAGAGGTCCCTGTTCTTGCTCAGTCACATTCAGACGCCCACTAGGGTCCTAGGTGTGCCCCAGAATCCTTTCTATCAATAGACCTGTGGGCCAAATCCTTCGCTGGCATCACAGGCGAGCGGTGCAGAGATTCTACGGGGCACCAGCTATGACTCCTTGCCCCGCCGCCGCCATGCTCATGTCCTTCCCACCCTGCTTtatccacaccccatccctttcCCACGCATGCCgctccccctccagctcctgctcccatccctaCCCACCTCTGCCCCTAGAAGCACCGTGCCACTACTGGTGGCTGCCGGGCcagtccctccctctcccctggtgTGGCACAGCCTCAGAGTGGCGCGAGCCAGGAAGCTCACACTGCTATTGGGCTGCCCCactctggggaaggagcaggactgCCCCTGCATTCATCAAAAGCGGTTCAGCGCTTGGGGCGGGGGTACGCTAGGTGTGCGTGTGGACCTCCCACCTGTTGACTATGGCTGGTGTAAATATGCACAATCCCACGGAAGTCAATGGAGTCACAGCAGCAGAAGATCTGGCCTTCTTCGAAATCATCCTCAGACTCACTGCTCTTCTCTCGCTCTCTGTCAGTGATCGCCTCTCATCCTCTTGTAATCATTAAAAGCCATCACCAATAGACAACAAAGGTCTTTTTCAGAAAGTGTACTACAATCAGTGGAGTACAGATTAATTtagaacataggaatggccatactgggtcagaccaaaggtccatccagcccagcatcccatctgccgacggtggccaatgccaggtgccccagagaaggagaacagaagacaatgatcaagtgatttatctcctgccatccatctcctgcccttgttctgaaggctagggcaccacactttatccctggctaatagctatttatggacctaacctgcaaaaatttatcaagctcttttttaaaccctaatagagtcctgaccttcacagcctcctcgggcaaggagttccacaggttgactgtgcgctgtgtgaagaaaaatttccttttattagttttgaacctactacccatcaatttcatttggtgtcccctagttcttgtattatgggaaaaggtaaatagtttttctatattcactttctccacaccattcatgattttatatacctctatcatatcacccctcaatcgcctcttttccaaactgaaaagtcccagtctctctagcttctccccatatgggacccgttccaagcccctaatcatcttagtcgcccttttctgaaccttttctaatgccaatatatcttttttgaggtgaggagaccacatctgcatgcagtactcaagatgtgggcgtaccatagttttatataggggaagtatcatatcttttgtcttattatcgatcccttttttaataattcctaacatcctatttgccttactaactgccgctgcacactgcgtggatgtcttcagagaactatccactataactccaagatccctttcctgatctgtcgtagctaaatttgaccccatcatgtagtacgtgtaatttgggttatttttcccaacatgcattacctgacacttacccacattaaatttcatttgccattttgctgcccaatcactcagtttgctgagatctttttgtagttcttcacaatctgttttggttttgactgtcctgaacaacttggtgtcatctacaaactttgccacctcactgcttacctcattttctagatcattgatgaacaagttgaacaggatcggtcccaggactgacccctggggaacaccactagttaccctcctccattgtgaaaatttaccatttattcccaccctttgttttctgtcttttaaccaattcccgatccatgaaaggatctttcctcctatcccatgaccacctaatttacataaaagcctttggtgtgggaccgtgtcaaaggctttctggaaatctaggtatattatgtccactgggtgccccttgtccgcatgtttattaaccccttcaaattTGGACCAATGTACTATGTGCTTCCCTTGTAAAATGTCCTCACAAAAAGTTGTGTTCCCCTTGtctcctctccctcacccctgcATTCATCCACAGGcctaacctctctactccagtgCAGAGTCACTCAGAACACCAAGCTAGTACCTCAGCCCAGGGGCTGAAGTAATGGCAGTCAGCTACGCCACCACTTTGCCCCATGCTTCTAGATTGTAGGAGACGGGGAAGGATTCCTTTACTCCACATCCACTTCCCAACTCAGAAAACTGGCTTGGGCCTTCCCTTAGGAGCATGTCATGctcatcacatttctttaaaCCTTCCCCTAGAGGCACCCTCAGTAAAGCCAGGGTCAGAGGTCTTGGATACATGgttgtcctcctcctccaggtaTGAATTCCCTATGATTGGTGCCTTCAGTCTGTGATGTCACCTGTAGGCAGACTATTTCTGGAGGATGAGTTGCATCTTTCAGACATTTTTTCTATTCAGGCAGGAGGAAGGCAATTTAATGATTTCCAAGAGGAGTGCTCAGAACCGTAAGTATTCCTTAGAACCCCTGTATTTTACCCAAACCCatgtggggaggaagagtgggAGATAAACTTAGCTGAGAAGTTTGAAATCCTTGGGGAATTGCTTGGAGTTGTGTGTCAGGAAAatccagagagccccagcagttCCAGCAGATGCAGCTAAAAAGACAGATGTTCATTTCTCAGGTAATGTTTTGCTCTGTCTCATAGTTTCATGATCCATTGACTGAAGTAAATGGATATCTTGCATGAATGTTCACCCCACCTATCAGAGGCAGGCTGGTTTGGAAGCAGCTCCTTCCTTAGTGTTTTTGTTGGTGGCCATTTAGTTTGGACTGTTGCTTGGCATTCATCTGTGGCATTCACCTGAGTCTTTGTATGGCTGTCACTGGTAGGGCACTGATGTAAAACCACATCTACAGGGCGCAGTGGTAAAGATGTTACTGATGTCCAGGACTTGGCAGCCATTTACAAGGTACTACTGAAATCTCAGAAGGTATTTGAAGGGTACTGCTGTGAGGATGCTCACCTTGATAGACACCATCTTCCCCAGGCTGCTAATAAATCCTTTTCCTCCCTTTCCCTCTGTCACAGTGTCCTCTTAGCTCCCACATTTCACCTTCTCATTCAAGAAGGGGGCAGCAGGACCTCATTTCTACTTAGAACGAGCTTAACAGCTGCCTCTTTTCTTAAGAGCATCCTTCTgtgttcctatttggttttgaaaTCACTGCTAGAGAAAAGAGTCTGAGCACTTGAGCAGTACAATACAGGCATGAGGAGTGCCTGAGTCTGGAAACATTCATTACATCCCCCATTCAAAGTGCTAACAGTGGAGTTGGGGGCACTTCTCTCCATCCAGCTGCAGTTGTGTCTGACATGGGATCAAAGTTCTCTAGTGAGAGCACTGCTGCAAGGAAGATCACTGTAGCACACATGGGGTCCATATCTGAGACTGCAAGGACCACTGCCACGTGGAATAAAATAGCAAGAGCATTTATACCTGGAGGCTGTATATTTCCACAGCATTGTTGCAGGGAAgatcaccaccctcctggacatTGTGTCTGAGATTTTTGGGGCCGCACTGCAGATCCCCGCATGCATACAGTAATGCTTGTCTGACCTGTCCAGAGCACAGTAGGAAGATCACAGAAAATGTGGAGGATGTGTCTGATGTTTGCATGGCACACACCCAAGGCAGGTCACAGCCCATGCGGAGTCTGTTTGATGCGGCTATAAAGAAGATCATGTCAGATGCCTATTTCACCTGTCGGGGAAATTTTCCTTAGGGGATCAGAGATTAAGGCTGTGAAGGGGTGGATTAAAGAGTAGCTATTTCTCACTAGTACTCAAGCCTTCTTAGGTGCACTGGAAGCATGAGGCACTGGGAAAGGAGATTAACCTGGAAGTCAATCTGGAGGTGGATGTCATCTGCTAGCGTTGGGATAAGAACGTCACTGCATACAAGTGTATTAGATAAAATTAGAGTTCAGACGCAAGCAGGGCCATTACGCAGATGATTAAATCCTGGGCCAAGTAGGGGTTCTGTCAGAGCCAATTAGCTAACACTGAGCGAGGGAGACAGAGGATCTGAAGGAACATTCAGTGGTCCAGCAGCCTTCGTTGAGAAAGGACAGGAATCCACATCCACTAACTCCATCAGTTCTCTCACCCTGGGACTATCTTTCACTGTCTGCCAGCAACGTTAGGGGCAGGGGACCTGTGACAAACCATCTGGATCATACTGAGAGGTAAGGTGCCAGAGAACCTGAAGAAGTGCCAGAAAAGAAGATCAAATCTAGCTGGGGTAGGAGGTGGTCAGGCACCTAAGTTCAGGGTTGATGGAAACCATCAGAGAAACAGATAGATGGGGCTGTGAAACACACGCAGAaggctctgctgtgtgtctctTTGGCTTCTAGTAATCCTGCATGATTGAGGAAGAGCCAATCATAGAGGCATAGAGATTGGTCACAGAGGCATGGGGTGCAGCTCTTGTGTTGATGAGGATTGGTCTCTGCTGCAAGAATAAAGCACCTTTGCTTGTGTGTGGGCAGCAATTAACTCCCGCTGGCCTGTCTGTGTAATATCAGCACAGTAATTTTGTGATCTCTGGTTCCACCACAGTATTCTCCCAGCACAGAGGGTCCTTCTCACCCAAATGCTCTGTCCCAGGGTGCTCTCAAGATGTGGCAATGAACAGGGAGAACAGGAACAACAAAGGTGTTGAGGCGGAGAGAAAACTGCAGTTCCTTAACTGTATTCAATCCCATTTCATACCCTCGCTCTTATATTAGTGCAGATGAAAAACAGGATGTAATATGATTTTGTCTGGAGCTTTCTCTAGCTGTATATCAGGTGGATGTGGCAGAAACCTCACTAAGGAGGGGAAAGCTCAGAATTCCACAGAGGGGGGTCCTCCTATTTTCCGCTTTACCTCTGTAGGAAACTTTGGGACCAAGGGGCACTGAGGGACTGGAAGCAGCGGGCTCTCAAATAGGGTTGTGATGTGGGTGGAGTGTTGGGCTagcaccagctgggtggctgctaAAACGGGGTGATCTCACTACAGAGGTTAGTCCGGCTGCCTCCCCAGTTTCTTGGGGTCAATATCCAGCGATAAAAATGTCAGTCAACCGTTTCTACCATCAAGCCACATTTCATTCTGTCCTGGGTGGCCAGGATAGGAGGCAGCCAGCCCAGTATCGGTCTTCGTCATGGTGGATCAAAGCTGTTTAGAGACGTTCTTTGACTATTGTGTACACGTTTTTATTACTCTGTGCCTCGAGTACTCCAGGAGGGTGTCTACATCACTGTAACTGCGCCTCATTGAGCTTTATTGCTCTTGAGAATAGTGCACGGTCTCTGAAAGCAAGGATAGGCAGGTATAGCCCATATGCATCACAATGCTTAATTTTTATGCTTAAAGCTCAACCGTTCTtagagcaaagcagcagaaattaaaATTTTTGTCTCTTCTTTAAATAACATACCCTTGAGAAGGAAAGATGATCTTGTAGCTATATGGGGACCAATGTCTCTACTACTGTAAATTGGTACAATTTGATTTATTTCAGCAAAGAATTTAGCCCTCAACTGGGATTCAGGAGAGCTAGGTACAATTCTTCTCCCTAACACAGATTTATCTGTAACCTTGGACAAATAACTTAATCTCTGTATTTtagcttctcttctgtaaaatgtatttttccccccTCTGCAAGGCCATAAATCCACAAATTCCTGGAAGATGCTCAGATATTATGGTGACAGGGATCATATAAGTAAGCAGAAAGATATATAATCAGATTTACTATGTTTGTAATCTAATGGAGTGTATAACAAGAGTGTCTTGGTAGATTATGGATATACTGTGTGCAAGAGGTCTAGCATCTATATATTTCAAGCTATTCCAAGCTGTCACTGCAAATGCTACTATCTGTTGTTTCACTTAGCATGGCTTTAACTCTTCAGTCTCTAGTATACTATATGTGGACATTTGCAGCTATTGAGGTATTTACAGCATTTTTATCACTTTGGTATTTGAGTATCTCATCTGGAACACCCTTATTACAAAGAATGCGGTGTATCAATACACATGAACACGTAAAATGGAATTACTAAGAATATATCCTTTGTTCCTTAGGCTTTCCTCCCTGACCTTCCCAGTTTGTTTAAAGGAGAAAATTACAGCAATTGCAGGCACTGATGGTGGGGCAAAAAGCCCTCTTATTCTCTGGGTTGCCAAtgatctaaggctatgtctacactactggggagatcgacccagtcagggccAATCTTCTGCAGTTCGATTTCACGTGTCTAGTAGATATGCGCAAAATTAAACTATCTGGGTCAACAGGCAACGCCTGAACTCCTCAATAtttcaaggagtaaggaaggtcgatggaagggtttctcctgtcgacctcttTCTTtgtagacagccaggtaagttgattgtagataagctgattctagctacgcaattgtcatagctagaattctgaatctgcagtcgacttaactccctagtatagaccaagcctaaaaATGCTATCAGCTCTTTAGTGGGTTTTATAGGTTGGTGATTAGAAAGAGCTCATCTTTGCTGTCTGTAGCATCACAGAAggttgcgggaggggaggggatatGTGGGGGATTATACCAGAGTAACTGTGGTGACATAAAGGGATTTGACATCAGTACTAAAAACATGACACTAATTCTAACACTTCTTAGCTAGAACATTCAGTAACCAACAGAAATGCTTTAGGACTGGAGTTACATAATACAATTCAGGTAAGAGAAACATGTGACTTCAGGAAGGGAGAAAGATGGAAAGCCCCTTTTTCCATGGGTGCAGacaggagcagaggggtgggtaAAATGAATAAATAGGGTTCCTCACTTCTCCTTTGGAGAATATGGAATGTATTGTAGGctagtttactttttttttcttctttttaaccaCTGTACCATTGGGTGCGCTTGAACAGCATGCAATAAGCTGCATCAGACTTAGTGAAGGACAGGTGACCCCCTGGGACACAGGAGTCAGGGATCCACGTGCTGTAGGGTATATCAGGACAGGATGCTCAGATATCTATGCAGCAGCTCTCCCACCTCAAACGAAAGAGAATTTATTCCTTCTATGTGCCAGCAATAGAATTAATATCCTTTCCTATCCTCCATCCCCTGGGCGGTGACAATGCCCAGTTTATTTCTCAGCCATTTTTACAATCTGTTGAACAGATAGCTGTACAGATTTATGGTGCCCATAAATATTGAGTCCCACACAGCGTTAATCGGTTAGCTTTGTTCCTGGATTTTCTTTTAACAGTATGGAATTGTGGCCTGATCTGTGTGTAGCAATGGAGGATGCAAGGCTCAAAGCTCATGATTGCTTAAAATCATCAAAATTGGAGATGGACAATCTCTGTTAGATCATCTCACCCATTCACACTCTCCAATGTACTAGTCAGTGAAGGATCAGTTCCTAAAATATATTCTCCACTGCTTTGACTTGGTCCATTTTAAAACATCTTGGGAAAAAAGCTATCTCCCTTGGTGGCTAATATTCCATTTAGCCCAGATATTCTGTGATGAATATAAACATTTTCTTAGGGTGATGTCATACACAACAGATATATACTGAATATTCAGTAAAAAATAGGCCATACCAGAATATGACACACCTGTTGTCTAGCTCCATTGGTACTAGCCCTCCTGCTCTAATGGAACTGATTACTGGGCCACCTGATCTAGCAACTTGTCTCCAGCATTAACCAATAATGTGTAATTCAGAAGCAGATGTAACCATCTGTCTGCAAGTCAATGCGAAATATCCTATTAAGAGGATAaatgtctccctgccccccccccccccccccggcaggtgTCCCCATGGCTTTGAGACTGAGAACTTGACATTTTTATCCTTGGCAATGTGACGCAGATGCTATTCTGTTTTTTATACTGTACATAGcaacataggaacagccatactgggtcagagcaaaggtgcatccagcccagtatcctatcttctgacagtgactaatGCCAGGGGcccctgagggaatgaacagaacagggaatcatccacCCCTTGTTGCCCATccccaacttctggcaaacagtCTAAGGACAACTTCACTGCCCATACTGGCTGTtgaatccccatccctaggctCTAGTCAAAGTTATAGtcctttctctctcctttggCTGATGGTATCTGAAAGTTGTAATTCAACACCCTCCTTCAATGTTGCTACCTGCATTTATTCTACAGACGGGAAGATCTGAAAGAGGAGTACCTCTTGCATACAGCAACCCAAGAATGAGTGACACCAATACCCTCAACACCACAGAAGCAACATCTGGTCCCACCACACCCCGCAAGGGACCTCCCAAGTTCAAGCAAAGGCAGACAAGACAGTTCAAAAGCAAGCCCCCAAAGAAAGGAGTAAAAGGGTAAGAGCATTAATGAGTGTTCCGTGGGGTGGTCTAACCCTTCACATACATTAGGCAAGGCAGTGAGGTGATCTGATACACTTTCTCATCTCTGGAATCCTTCAGAGAATCTCTGAATGAATAGAATTTGAGAAGGCAGAATACATTCTCATAGGGAAGAAATCATGCCAGAAGTGATTCATACCCCATACGAAGCCTGCAAGAGAGGAGAACCAACTTC contains:
- the PDE6H gene encoding retinal cone rhodopsin-sensitive cGMP 3',5'-cyclic phosphodiesterase subunit gamma, with the protein product MSDTNTLNTTEATSGPTTPRKGPPKFKQRQTRQFKSKPPKKGVKGFGDDIPGMEGLGTDITVICPWEAFSHLELHELAQFGII